In Acaryochloris marina S15, a single genomic region encodes these proteins:
- a CDS encoding M48 family metallopeptidase, translating into MQRWFQWISFRKISTPEEFDALVYRVETMAQRNPSFYRSRLRLLACLGYIYILAVFVLLFAGLWGIRLYLTAIQDQDMIESLNYVTILVGFSLLRLFFVRFDRPKGIPMTRKQVPELFAMLDELALAMKAPKLNNVILNGKLNAAIVQRPRFGLIGWQSNYLLIGLPLLQALSPQQCKAVLAHELAHLCGDDGRASAWIYRIRRMWYDLAERFEHSSGGFLFDRFFRWYGPFFRAFSFVHARAQEYEADRRAAGIVGAHHQAEALIWLYVYDHLLLKEYWSTHYRRTLHQSEPDDDSISQILQVLRSGMSLDQYRRWLALCLAQQTTNASTHPCLSERLERLAYSPVELLPPKLNATVLLGDTFPDLTAQLNQFQKQEETEEWVDDHDYSQHQLAGLHRLNQRPEHLLTLEEQMKRASTTWQLQDRQQALSMFQSIIVENPHQANARYWVGYLLTEEGQADGVTHLEYAMDHDPSLVTSACRQLYGYYHQRQQPDLAEPYKRRWQQHQKAWKMALTERSQFAQNTQFKPHGLPEAEIRQLTEHFSSYPEIKTVYLVQRVLERFPECPYYIFGMTRRPFNRKEHEYFSNHKLKGVINVAIAFSSDYALYFHDELVHWDRLKRLPGAKIYPQSWS; encoded by the coding sequence ATGCAACGGTGGTTTCAGTGGATCTCGTTCAGAAAAATCTCCACACCTGAGGAATTTGATGCTTTAGTCTACCGGGTTGAGACAATGGCTCAACGAAATCCAAGTTTCTACCGGAGTCGCTTAAGGCTGTTAGCTTGTTTAGGCTATATCTATATCCTGGCTGTATTTGTCCTGTTATTTGCGGGGCTATGGGGAATTCGACTGTATTTAACCGCCATTCAAGACCAGGACATGATTGAATCTCTCAATTATGTGACTATCTTGGTTGGGTTTAGTCTGCTGCGCTTGTTTTTCGTTCGCTTTGATCGGCCTAAGGGGATTCCCATGACTCGGAAACAAGTCCCCGAGTTGTTTGCCATGCTTGATGAATTAGCATTGGCGATGAAAGCGCCCAAGTTGAATAATGTCATCCTGAATGGGAAGCTCAATGCTGCTATTGTTCAGCGTCCTCGATTTGGATTGATCGGTTGGCAAAGCAACTATTTGTTAATTGGCCTGCCCCTTTTGCAAGCGCTGTCTCCCCAGCAGTGCAAAGCCGTACTCGCCCATGAGCTTGCCCATCTCTGTGGAGATGATGGTCGAGCGTCAGCATGGATTTATCGAATTCGTCGGATGTGGTATGACCTAGCAGAACGTTTTGAGCATAGTAGTGGAGGATTTCTGTTTGACCGTTTTTTTAGGTGGTATGGACCATTCTTTAGAGCTTTTTCTTTTGTCCATGCTCGTGCTCAAGAGTATGAGGCCGATCGGCGGGCAGCAGGAATAGTAGGGGCTCACCATCAAGCAGAGGCACTTATTTGGCTCTATGTGTATGATCATCTGCTCTTGAAAGAGTATTGGTCTACCCATTACCGCCGAACACTCCACCAGTCAGAACCGGACGATGATTCTATTTCCCAGATCCTCCAGGTTCTTCGATCAGGAATGTCTCTAGATCAATATCGTAGATGGTTGGCCCTGTGTCTTGCTCAGCAAACCACCAATGCCTCGACTCATCCATGTTTGTCAGAACGTCTGGAGAGGTTGGCCTATTCCCCAGTAGAATTATTGCCTCCTAAATTGAACGCTACAGTTTTATTGGGGGATACATTTCCTGACTTAACCGCCCAATTGAATCAATTTCAAAAACAAGAAGAAACTGAGGAGTGGGTTGATGATCATGACTATAGTCAACATCAGTTGGCTGGGTTACACCGCTTGAATCAAAGGCCTGAACATCTGCTGACCCTAGAAGAGCAAATGAAACGGGCTTCAACCACCTGGCAACTTCAGGATCGACAGCAAGCCCTATCCATGTTCCAATCGATTATTGTGGAGAACCCTCACCAGGCTAATGCTCGCTATTGGGTTGGATATTTATTGACAGAGGAAGGGCAAGCCGACGGAGTGACACACCTTGAATATGCGATGGATCATGATCCTTCCCTCGTGACTTCAGCCTGTCGTCAGCTCTATGGCTACTATCACCAACGACAACAGCCGGATCTGGCTGAACCTTATAAACGACGATGGCAGCAGCATCAGAAAGCCTGGAAGATGGCGTTGACTGAACGTTCGCAGTTTGCCCAGAATACACAGTTCAAACCTCATGGATTACCAGAGGCAGAAATTCGACAGCTAACGGAGCACTTCTCCAGTTATCCAGAGATAAAAACGGTCTACTTGGTTCAAAGAGTGCTCGAACGCTTTCCTGAATGTCCCTACTATATTTTTGGGATGACTCGACGTCCATTTAATCGAAAGGAGCATGAGTACTTTAGCAATCATAAACTGAAAGGCGTGATCAATGTTGCGATCGCATTCTCGTCAGACTATGCCTTATATTTCCACGACGAGCTAGTCCATTGGGACCGTTTGAAACGATTGCCCGGAGCTAAAATATATCCTCAGTCCTGGAGTTAG
- a CDS encoding metallophosphoesterase — MKPSRSHLLWVTSILAGGVVLSVGIYRWVSSQDVQASSTSSTPASAPSSPGPAPDLSKTALAPPGLFAPLRGDVRLVVMSDLNSQYGSTRYAPEVTKAISLIPGWQPDLVLSGGDMVAGQSRSLNRAQIQAMWAAFDRNIAAPLRQAQLPLGFTIGNHDGSGALSPAGSPIFTVDRQVASSYWNQQRPDLPFVDRANFPFNYTFAQDDIFYLVWDASTAKITQEQIAWVVRSLESPAAKKAKLRIMIGHLPLYGIAVGRNKPGEYLHNAEQLRVIMERYGVHTYISGHQHAYYPGRRGQLQLLHTGALGGGPRQLVGSDRTPQKTLTVVDIDHDTASTTYTTYDMKTLQVISHQQLPRQIAGQNGTVYRRDIGIAP; from the coding sequence ATGAAACCTTCTCGAAGCCACCTCCTTTGGGTTACTAGTATTCTTGCTGGTGGGGTCGTTTTGTCTGTGGGGATTTATCGGTGGGTCTCTTCCCAAGACGTTCAAGCATCTTCGACCTCTTCAACCCCAGCTTCTGCACCCTCGTCTCCGGGTCCTGCTCCAGATTTATCCAAGACGGCTCTTGCGCCCCCAGGACTATTTGCCCCACTAAGGGGAGATGTGCGATTAGTGGTGATGAGTGATCTCAACAGCCAGTATGGGTCAACTCGCTACGCTCCAGAAGTCACTAAAGCAATCTCACTGATTCCTGGCTGGCAACCTGATTTAGTTTTGAGTGGGGGAGATATGGTGGCGGGCCAATCGCGTTCTCTCAACCGGGCTCAAATTCAAGCCATGTGGGCTGCATTTGATCGCAACATAGCAGCCCCCCTCCGCCAAGCTCAACTCCCTTTGGGATTCACCATCGGCAATCACGATGGTTCAGGAGCTTTATCACCTGCGGGCAGCCCTATTTTTACGGTCGATCGGCAAGTTGCGTCCTCCTATTGGAATCAGCAACGCCCAGATTTACCTTTTGTCGATCGAGCAAACTTCCCGTTCAATTACACCTTTGCTCAGGATGATATCTTCTATCTAGTTTGGGATGCTTCCACCGCTAAGATCACCCAAGAGCAAATAGCCTGGGTGGTGAGAAGCCTTGAGAGTCCAGCAGCCAAAAAGGCTAAACTTCGAATCATGATTGGTCATCTCCCCCTCTATGGCATTGCGGTGGGACGCAACAAACCCGGTGAATATTTGCACAATGCTGAACAGTTACGGGTGATCATGGAGCGCTATGGCGTTCATACCTATATCAGTGGTCATCAACATGCCTACTATCCCGGTCGCCGGGGACAGCTCCAACTGCTCCATACGGGGGCGTTAGGCGGCGGTCCCCGTCAATTAGTGGGGAGCGATCGCACCCCTCAGAAAACTTTAACGGTGGTGGATATTGATCATGACACTGCATCAACGACCTATACAACCTACGATATGAAGACCCTACAGGTGATCAGTCACCAACAACTGCCCCGCCAAATCGCTGGGCAGAATGGTACCGTCTATCGCCGGGATATAGGCATAGCCCCATAG
- a CDS encoding serine/threonine-protein kinase, producing MLKPPVTGSGSPAVVPQTSNQSSIPPTQGTADLDATENTQTSLPPGTRLRDRYIIQHQLGQGGFGRTYRAEDTGRFNEIIVLKELTPSVQGTYALKKAEELFQREAATLHRLEHPQIPRFWEIFTAQKRLFLVQDFAEGSTYQQLLEGRQQQGQTFSETEVTQLFRDLLPVLSYLHGQGVIHRDISPDNIIRRNKDGLPILIDMGGVKQVAIDVATEVATERSSPGASTGGTRLGKIGYAPDEQMRLGLVAPHSDLYALAVTALVLMTGHPPQQLQDPQSLEWLWQKELSLSSNFSDTLNKMLSPRPVDRYQSAAEIIQALNTQIEPPPTKIMQPPPVTGVPPTMPPTMPAAPPPTQPSPQTTQSANPFSANYSAPVQQVAAVEADQSKSNVKLWTIAGGLTFIILGGLAYAGFNGSNNSVDPVVSTEESSSPTASSSPSPRVSPSPSPSPSSRRRFKSVDIDKLSTYTHKTKAFSLLAPDGWKSKDNSKPGEVIVLWTDPTRNGGLVADIFDVDYDPTQDDLTKLLQDFLKNSFEKEPGFFLRDAKPQKDGSVLLIWGYTAKATGNIKVKLLGNSFIERKGKRVAILSFIVPNDQFKELEKPLNRIINNYKINTEAKIP from the coding sequence ATGTTGAAACCTCCTGTGACAGGTTCAGGCAGCCCTGCAGTCGTACCCCAAACCAGTAATCAATCTTCAATTCCACCCACCCAAGGAACTGCAGACTTAGACGCCACTGAAAATACCCAGACCTCATTGCCCCCTGGTACACGACTCCGCGATCGCTACATAATCCAACACCAGCTAGGACAAGGGGGATTTGGCAGAACCTACCGAGCTGAGGATACTGGGCGCTTTAACGAAATTATCGTGCTCAAGGAATTGACCCCATCGGTTCAAGGCACCTACGCCCTTAAGAAAGCCGAAGAACTCTTTCAAAGAGAAGCAGCCACCCTTCATCGCCTTGAACATCCCCAAATCCCCAGATTCTGGGAGATATTCACTGCCCAGAAGCGACTATTCCTAGTCCAAGATTTTGCTGAAGGCTCCACCTATCAACAACTGCTAGAAGGACGCCAACAGCAAGGGCAAACCTTTAGCGAAACAGAAGTCACACAACTATTCAGGGATCTGCTGCCTGTCTTAAGTTATCTCCATGGCCAGGGAGTCATCCACCGAGATATTTCCCCCGATAACATTATCCGGCGGAACAAAGATGGTTTACCCATCCTGATTGATATGGGTGGGGTGAAGCAAGTTGCCATAGACGTTGCGACAGAAGTTGCCACTGAACGGAGTTCCCCTGGAGCGTCCACGGGAGGGACTCGCTTGGGGAAAATTGGGTATGCTCCTGATGAGCAGATGCGATTAGGTTTAGTTGCTCCCCATAGTGATTTATATGCCTTAGCAGTAACGGCTTTAGTGCTGATGACCGGACATCCTCCCCAACAGCTCCAAGATCCCCAATCTCTAGAGTGGCTATGGCAGAAAGAACTCAGCTTAAGCTCTAATTTTTCTGACACCCTCAACAAAATGTTATCGCCCCGGCCGGTGGATCGGTATCAGTCCGCAGCGGAAATCATCCAAGCGCTCAATACTCAGATAGAGCCGCCCCCCACCAAAATCATGCAGCCACCCCCCGTCACTGGAGTGCCTCCGACCATGCCGCCAACGATGCCCGCGGCACCTCCTCCGACTCAACCGTCTCCCCAAACCACCCAGTCAGCGAACCCTTTTTCTGCCAACTATTCTGCCCCTGTGCAACAAGTTGCTGCGGTGGAAGCAGATCAAAGCAAGAGTAACGTTAAGTTGTGGACCATCGCCGGTGGATTGACCTTCATTATCCTGGGCGGTCTTGCTTACGCTGGATTTAATGGCAGTAATAACAGTGTCGATCCAGTCGTATCAACCGAAGAATCTAGTTCGCCGACTGCCTCTAGCTCTCCTTCCCCTCGGGTTAGCCCCTCACCCAGCCCATCCCCTTCCAGTAGGCGGCGGTTTAAGTCCGTTGATATTGATAAGTTATCCACCTATACCCATAAAACCAAAGCCTTTTCCTTACTGGCTCCCGATGGATGGAAAAGCAAAGACAATAGCAAGCCGGGTGAAGTGATTGTGTTATGGACCGATCCAACCCGTAACGGTGGACTCGTCGCCGACATTTTCGATGTTGACTACGATCCCACCCAGGATGATTTAACCAAGTTACTCCAAGATTTTCTCAAGAACTCTTTTGAGAAGGAGCCAGGTTTCTTTCTCCGAGATGCTAAACCCCAAAAAGATGGCAGTGTTTTGCTCATTTGGGGTTATACAGCCAAAGCAACAGGCAACATTAAAGTTAAACTGCTGGGCAATAGCTTTATTGAACGTAAAGGGAAGCGAGTGGCCATTCTGAGCTTCATCGTTCCAAACGATCAATTCAAGGAACTGGAAAAACCCCTCAATCGAATTATCAATAACTACAAAATCAATACAGAAGCCAAAATCCCTTAA